The Spinacia oleracea cultivar Varoflay chromosome 2, BTI_SOV_V1, whole genome shotgun sequence DNA segment TGTAATAGTAAAGAGGCAGTAGATTTAACGTTTAGTGTCCATGCCAAATTGTTCTAGTTTTCTCCCAATGATGGATGTAAAAAACATCATAGGAAGATCACGCTACTGTACTGGATTTTTTCCAAATAGGAGACCTAGCTGTGCGGAGCGTGGTTTGTATTTTTTAGTAGCCTCCTTATACTTTACTGATGTTGCTTTTCTGTGGAAGCCAGTAAAAAAAGGCCTTGTGACAATGTTGCTACTGAGAAGATATTATGACATTTAGCTTTGCACTTGATTGTTTGAGAGAGCTCCAGCTTTGTACCTTTTTCATTGCTTTTCCAACTATTGGTTCAATGATATTGAGTTGAGCTCAATTATTCTGTGGACTTGTAACTTGGAAGCAACATTGGATATTGAgggaatattttattttaggatTAAGACAATGGAAATTCATTCATAATCAAAAGAATAATGGGAGATTTGGAGCCTAGCGGACCAGTAGTCTTCCAATATGCCTATTTGAAAAAGAGAGCTAGATTTTTGCTAACATAAGGTGATCAGACATTCCTGGAAAAACTGCAGAAGCATGCATCCAAAGTGATGTTAGGAAATCAAGTTTATCTATTAGGGAACTTTATAGGAGACCCAGAGATGTTAAGCAGACAAAAGAAGCCCTAAAAGAGGTTGCTTCCATAAGCCAGACAAACTTGTGGTGGAGAGCCAGAGTTAACACAAATGTGTTTGGACCAAAAGAAGGTTGTTTTGAAGTAGAACAGTGAAAATGCTAGAAGATGAAGGTGAAATGGCAAGAGAGGGAGTTGTGTGTCCTGGACTTTTCTATAAAGTTGTAAATGGGAGAAGACGAAGGAACTTTATTTAGGAGATACCGAATAGAGAGTGGCATGGGAGAAGTTCTTAATAATGTTGATACTATACGTAGGGAGATCTTACAACTCTAAGAATGTTTCCTGAAGAATGAGCTCAGCAACTGAGGTTTGAGGTCTAGAATGGGCTCGGCGACCGCGGTTTCAGGGTCTTAACTGGGACTCAATCCCGTGACTCCTCACATGCGGCTGACTGATTAGAGGCCTTAGAACTACCTTTTGAGAAGGACAAGGTCAAGAAAGCACCGGGTGTTGTGGTTTTTCTTTGGCAACTTTTACGATATTTGGGAATCAGTTAAGACTGATTGACTATCTGATCATCTGATGGCATTCTTGGCCAAATTCAACTAACGTGGGATCGTGCTTAAGAGCATGAGTTGAATAGCTAAGACAGTTGGTTAACAAGAGACTCCATCATTGCTAACAGGGCCCTGTAAAAAGCTCGATATCTCACCTACCAATGCCCCGGTTCTTCTTGGACTAATACATCTTATCCTAATTAACTAGATCTTCCCCTAGATTGTAATGGAATTGGTGGGAAAGGAAAAGAAGATACAGTGTGGACTTTTTTCCTACACAAATCAGCGGAATTTGGAAAGTTGATTACATAAAGTCCTTGCATAACTAACCAACAAGGGATTCTATCCAGTTGTTACCTAGTAAACCAAGAAAAGGAATATTCATCCTGTctcttcccttcccttcccttctATTTATCCTTTCCagcctttattaaaataaaactacCTTTAAATGACTGTCAAAGTGAGCTTGTGTTTTGatttataattgaaaagatactGCATCAGATGTagtttggtgatgacaaatgtgtTCTGCATAAAGCCAGTAAGATTGAATTATGTAGTTGTATGGTTTTAACTGTTAATGTGCGAGTGTATCTTCATGACACTTAAGCCCTGTGAGGGGGTAATAAAACATTAGTTGATATCAGCTTCATAGATGCTTATCTAGATAATTTTATCCTCGTATTTTTTCTATGAAACTTGAATTTATCCATGTGATTTGTAATGTAATTTTGTTGGATTCCTTGATGTTGTAGGTTTCTCTATCAAGTAATTTCCTTGATGCGGATATATAAACAGAGCAGGATTCAGTTCAGCTGCATTTTTGTGGGCACCATGTTTGTTTTCAGTGTCAGAACTGACATAGTGATTGTGCATTGCTGAGATTGTAAGTAGTTTTCCGGAATACATTTAAATTTTCATAAACTAGGGTTCTACATTTTAATTTTCATAAATTTCGACTGTTatgtaatacggagtatatgaaTTCGTTGaactaaaaatatatattggCATGGTCTCATGCGATGTAATATCTGTTTTATTATAAGAAACTGTCTCTGCGTTTGCTGGCCTACCAGTCCTGAAGACACTTCCGATTCCCTTGTATACAGCCGTACAGGCGATATCTGCATTTATTTGATCCTCTACACTTGTGAGGAAATTAAGAGGACATCTGTTACGGTGATTGGATAATAAATGGTGCAGGATATGAACAGTCTCGTGTGCTAGTGTCAGTAAACAATTTCATCTTATTGGAGTTGGATATTGTTCTTCAAAAGATTGCTAGTTTCAATTTAAGTTACAATGTACACATTTTTAAGACACATTTTTAATCATGTCCAAGATATTGCACTTTACTTCCTTAAATTACAGGGCACGTCTTTCATACTTCGTAGTACGTATAATATTTTTGTAACATCTTATATTCTTATCTGATCTAAGGTGAAAATTTGATCAGTAGTAGCAtttaattgaaaattgaaagtgACCTAGTATTTTGAGACGTTTTTTCCGTAACAAAAGTCATAAGCTAATACAATACTCCTTTCAACCCTAACCAATAGCTTATTTCCATTGATACAAATAACCGAAAATAGCGATTTCAAAATGTGTATATTCATATATCGGTTTAAGTTAGGAACCCCAAAAATGATATTACAAGAATCAGATGCAGCCTAATTGGCCATTTATTATCTCATCCATGTTAACTACTCATCTGTTGAGAAAGGAGGACTAGAAGTCCCTGAGGTCCAACCAAGATCTCATTCAAGAAACTAAGTAATCCAAACCAAACCACAGGTGTTACATCCACTCCGCCTAGAGGTGGTATCACTTTACGCGTAGGAGCAAGAATTGGCTCCGTAGGTGCGTAAGCTAGAACGTAAGGAAACTTACCCACCGGAAGCTTCGGGTACCAGGACATGACTATCCTTGCGATGAAAAGGAAGGAAAACGCCGAAAGGAATGGTCCTATAAACGGAATGGCTACCTTTGCCGTGGCTGGATCCAGATCCAATATAAGTAGATTCTGTTTCAACTCACTGATAATATGTGATGTTTCGAGCATACTGATGTTTTGATTTGCAGAAAAAGAAAACATATCATAACATGGTTGAAGCGAGCCAGAGACTTGGGTGAGTGTTTGAACAGTTACCCCCAGGACACACCGGGGACTGCATGTTATTCGTTGGTTTCTTTTCGCGGGATTCCTGCATCTTTTCTGCATACGACAGTTGAAGCATGAACAATTTACGAATGTCAGACTACAAGATGATGGACTGGCTAAACATATGACAGTGCAAGAATTATTCAATAAATTGTCAAAACATGGTTACACAGATGAAACTACTGATAATCCTATCACCTGACCTGCCGATTGTCTGCCTCCCCAGCTTGGGAAATCCCTTTCCTTATAAAATAACGGagtaaaggaaaaagaagagaaaTCCTACTCCCTTTATCAGATGAATTTTCAACATCTTATTAGTTATAAGGAATGAACTTGTAATGAAATCCATCTTGGCTAGTTTCAACACGAAATTATCCAAACTGAAACCGACTTTGCTGACAAAATGTGGTATACTGGTATCTTATGCAAAAGGGCTCCTGACGGCCTCAATCTTCGATGTGTTGATAAGTATGAAGCACAAAAGGttaattagtttcatattttaGACTATTTGTTGGGCACTGGGACTGTGGGACATGTAATCAGGCTAACCCTCAAAAATTTACAAAATACTGCAAGTCTGAATCAAAAGAACATGAGCAGCAACATCAAACGCACAATTCTGTAATTGAGATTCTCCAAATGATTTATAGGATAATAGAAAGAAAGATAGCATCAAAAAGTTTGCAACCCTAACTAAATCAAATTGCTCAAGAGTATTAATCCATTACCATTCCGGAACTTCTTTGATCCAAAAGACTAAAAGTAATTACGGATTGGGATTTTCGGGAGTTTTATCTCGAAATCAGACCTGGAAAACTGCATAATTTCTCTAATTATACCTAGATATCAACTAGATTACTCTTACAGATAAACTATCAATATCAATGCTCCATTCTACGGAGTATAGTATTAATGTTGTGATTATTGTGATTCAGAGTAGGAATACAGTTATTCGTCAGTTTTTAatacagcaacaacaacaatatcgCAAAGACGAAACGCCTCAACAATGGAAAAACACCATTAATCGAATGGAGAGATTAGTGATCATAAAGAGTAAAACAGAAAAAAGTACTTACAAGCAAAAGGGGATAAGACTGGGAAAGGGCTGCCATGAGATACTGCAAGCTTAAAACAGAAGTGTCTCACTCTCACAGGATCAAAGGAGGAAAACAGTCAAGGAGCCACTTTTTTTTGGAATGGATAAGACGTCACCCAACTGCAATTTGTGTTTCAGACCCTTCATTCGTGTTCTATCACTAAAAATAATTGTCAACAAATTACTCTATCTGCCTCCCAGAAGAATCGTGGTCTCGTACGTTGGGTGTTTGGCAAATGGCTTTTTGGTGGCTTTTTCACTACTCACTGGGTTTTAGTTGTTGgctttttcacaattaaaaaaaaaaagtgtttggtaaagagGCTTTTTTGTTAGCTGAAAAGCCAACTTATTCGCCAAAAATGAAAAGATAACCTTACTAGTTGTTTTGCATGGCTTTTGGCTTTTTAATCTTCAATACTTTCCTATCCTTAATTTTTCACTAATTAACAATGAAGaatgataataaataattagaaattaaaaaattaatacaGATTAAacaattattaattatgcattttttttttttgtgtttaaaGGGGGCAGGAAGcccaaaaaacaaaagaaaaaggctACAAACTACAAAAAGAGAAGGAAAGCTACACTACATAAACGAAAGCAGAAATCTAACAGCCAGCACGACCCTTCCTCATGCTCAACTCCGGCACCATCCGCGTTCTAGTAACTCCGCTCAAGTCCTCCATTAAAATAGCAAGAAGATCCTTCGGGATCGCCTCGATCATGACCAGCTTCTCAACCAAATTAACCCCATGGTTTGCTAACCAATCGGCGGCACGGTCGCCCTCCCTGTAGCAGTGACTGATGGTAACCTCCCAACCTTCACGAGCTATTAGAGCCTTACACTTTCGGATCATATGAATATATGGAGAGTTAATTGGGGTTTCACCAACTAACATACGGAGTACCACCTGCGAATCCACCGAGATTTGGACCTTCCTGTGTCCTCCCTCCCAAGCCACCACAAGTCCTTGCATTACTCCTTTCAACTCTGCTTTTGTGCAGGAACAGATCCCACAATTCAGCGCAAAGATTTCATGTATTTCACCTCTATGGCCACGTATCAACCCACCCGCACCAGCATTTCCGGGATTTCCCTTCGCCGCCCCATCAGTATTCAGGCGAACCCACCCTTCTCTAGGAAACTTCCAACTAATGTTAACCTCCTCTTTCGTCTTCAGTTGGGAACCCATCATAATGTGCTCCCTTTCCATGGCCGCTTTGATCAGCCCCACTCGAGCAAAAACGAAACTGACCTGATCCATGGGTATCTTTGGAGGGGTATTGAAGCACCTTTCGTTGCGCCATCTCCAAAGCCACCAGCACGCTACAGCGAATACCCTCGGTTTTTCGTTTCCTCTACCTGGCACCCCCTCTTCAATGCTCCCTAAAATCCATTCCTCAAAAGTCATTGTACCTTCCCTATTATCAGTTAGGAGTTCCATTGCTCTCCAGAAAATACGCGCAACAGGGCACCGTCTTAAAACGTGTTCCGCATTTTCTTCTATCTCGCCACACACCATACAACGTGGGTCATCCGTCAAGGTACGCAGGAATCTGTTTCCATTCGTCATCAAACGATCTTGAACAGCCAGCCACATAAAAAA contains these protein-coding regions:
- the LOC110787918 gene encoding protein COFACTOR ASSEMBLY OF COMPLEX C SUBUNIT B CCB3, chloroplastic; its protein translation is MAALSQSYPLLLKRCRNPAKRNQRITCSPRCVLGVTVQTLTQVSGSLQPCYDMFSFSANQNISMLETSHIISELKQNLLILDLDPATAKVAIPFIGPFLSAFSFLFIARIVMSWYPKLPVGKFPYVLAYAPTEPILAPTRKVIPPLGGVDVTPVVWFGLLSFLNEILVGPQGLLVLLSQQMSS